In a single window of the Myxococcales bacterium genome:
- a CDS encoding glutathione S-transferase family protein translates to MPTLHGVAGSPYVRKVIVALAEKGIEYEHVNVMPFGQSEEYFAISPLGKIPCYEDQGAAIPDSSVIIGYLEQVHPTPALYPADPIERAQALFFEEYADTKLVEVLLTVFRQRFINPNFFQQDPDEEIVKEALEVKIPPVLDYLEAQIADKPFLVGGHFSVADIAVASPFVNFAIAKETVDASRWPQLADYVERIHARPAYKTAIEA, encoded by the coding sequence ATGCCCACCCTACATGGAGTCGCTGGATCGCCATATGTACGCAAGGTGATCGTCGCACTCGCTGAAAAGGGAATTGAATACGAGCACGTCAACGTCATGCCATTTGGTCAGTCCGAGGAATACTTCGCCATCAGTCCATTGGGCAAGATTCCGTGTTACGAAGACCAGGGAGCCGCAATTCCCGATTCGTCGGTGATCATCGGTTACCTCGAACAAGTACATCCGACGCCGGCTCTTTATCCAGCGGATCCGATCGAACGCGCCCAGGCGCTGTTTTTCGAGGAGTATGCGGACACGAAGCTCGTCGAAGTTTTGCTCACGGTGTTTCGCCAGCGCTTCATAAACCCAAACTTCTTCCAGCAGGATCCGGATGAAGAAATCGTCAAGGAAGCTCTCGAGGTGAAGATTCCACCGGTTCTCGATTATCTCGAAGCGCAAATCGCCGACAAACCGTTCCTGGTCGGAGGGCACTTTTCGGTGGCGGACATTGCGGTCGCCAGTCCATTCGTGAACTTCGCCATAGCCAAAGAGACGGTGGATGCGAGCCGCTGGCCGCAGCTCGCCGACTATGTCGAGCGCATACACGCCCGTCCGGCGTACAAGACGGCAATCGAGGCGTAG
- a CDS encoding crotonase/enoyl-CoA hydratase family protein: MNFSSDVFSIERSGHVATLWLDRPEKRNAMAYEFWHDLPLAMAELGDDPDVRAIVMAARGKSFCVGLDLTAINGGGVGIDSEKPTSQATANMRQIKVTRSFQAAITSVANCPVPVIAAIHSHCIGGGIDLVTACDIRLASADALFGIRETKIGITADVGTLQRLPGIISKGHVAELAYTGRDIDAARAEKIGLVNEVFADQQAVVEAAHKLANEIAENPPLAVRGTKFMLQQGENLTTDQSLLLNGLWTMVANLGSNDLKEAMKAFVEKRTPDFKGD; encoded by the coding sequence ATGAATTTTTCTTCCGACGTTTTTTCGATCGAACGCAGCGGCCACGTCGCCACCTTGTGGCTCGATCGACCCGAGAAGCGCAACGCCATGGCTTACGAGTTCTGGCACGATCTTCCCCTCGCCATGGCGGAGTTGGGCGATGACCCCGATGTGCGCGCGATCGTAATGGCTGCCCGAGGCAAGAGCTTCTGCGTCGGACTCGACCTCACCGCCATCAACGGTGGCGGCGTCGGGATCGACAGTGAGAAACCTACCTCTCAGGCGACAGCCAACATGCGCCAGATTAAAGTCACGCGGTCCTTTCAGGCCGCCATTACTTCAGTGGCCAACTGTCCCGTTCCGGTCATCGCTGCGATTCACAGCCATTGCATCGGCGGCGGAATCGATCTCGTGACCGCCTGTGATATTCGACTCGCTTCGGCGGACGCGCTCTTCGGCATCCGCGAAACCAAGATCGGCATTACCGCCGATGTCGGAACCTTGCAGCGACTCCCGGGAATCATCAGCAAGGGACACGTCGCGGAACTCGCCTATACCGGCAGAGACATCGACGCCGCTCGGGCCGAAAAAATCGGGCTCGTCAACGAAGTGTTTGCCGACCAGCAGGCCGTTGTCGAAGCCGCTCACAAGCTGGCGAATGAAATTGCAGAAAACCCACCGCTGGCAGTGCGCGGGACCAAGTTCATGCTGCAGCAGGGAGAGAACCTGACCACCGACCAGAGTCTGCTGCTCAATGGACTCTGGACGATGGTCGCCAACCTGGGTTCGAACGATCTCAAGGAGGCAATGAAGGCGTTTGTCGAAAAGCGAACACCGGATTTCAAGGGAGACTGA
- a CDS encoding flippase-like domain-containing protein, with product MQASFNSDAENSIHSSKAKDAAPSSRSQALVWFKKIAPWAIAAAILYALFSGVPMADTWQAMRSARLEVFIPAMMLAVLLWFLIDSAAFAFLFTRFNEKLDWSEARSLRGMTYLLTPINWNLGTAAVILHLRSSKRIGALASTSSMAFYQLIDGVVLASYVGLGAMLLPASPEAESLRRISLGIVIFLAGSMWISMGSRPRWGWLTRFRNFGFFRSHQAATLRDLAVLSLMKGVYFAVFIGVYWLGCLSFDIDLPLQIAVAATPAILIAGSLPITPAGLGTQQAAMLYFFAPYGDEASILAFGLTFPVALILFRLLVGLPYLKDLPKLRKAMAERNAQS from the coding sequence GTGCAGGCATCGTTCAATTCCGACGCTGAGAATTCGATCCATTCCAGCAAAGCCAAGGACGCAGCGCCGAGCAGCCGGTCCCAGGCGTTGGTCTGGTTCAAGAAAATCGCCCCCTGGGCGATTGCCGCGGCGATTCTGTATGCGCTGTTCAGCGGCGTCCCGATGGCAGATACCTGGCAGGCGATGCGCTCCGCGCGCCTCGAAGTGTTCATTCCGGCGATGATGCTCGCGGTACTGCTTTGGTTTCTCATCGACTCCGCAGCGTTCGCGTTCTTGTTCACCCGGTTCAATGAGAAGCTCGATTGGAGCGAAGCCCGATCGTTGCGGGGCATGACCTATCTCTTGACCCCGATCAATTGGAATCTCGGCACCGCAGCGGTGATCCTTCACTTGCGCAGTTCGAAGCGGATTGGCGCCCTCGCTTCGACCAGTTCGATGGCCTTCTATCAGTTGATCGACGGTGTGGTTTTGGCCAGCTACGTGGGCCTCGGCGCGATGCTGCTGCCTGCGTCTCCCGAGGCCGAGTCGTTGCGAAGAATTTCGCTCGGCATTGTGATCTTTCTGGCCGGGTCGATGTGGATCTCCATGGGGTCTCGTCCTCGCTGGGGATGGCTTACGCGCTTTCGCAATTTCGGTTTCTTCCGCTCCCACCAGGCGGCGACTCTTCGGGACCTGGCCGTGTTGAGCCTGATGAAAGGCGTCTATTTTGCGGTATTCATCGGCGTCTACTGGTTGGGCTGCCTGTCGTTCGACATCGATCTGCCGCTGCAAATCGCAGTGGCGGCGACGCCGGCCATTCTGATCGCGGGTTCGCTGCCGATCACTCCGGCGGGCCTGGGTACCCAACAAGCGGCCATGCTCTACTTCTTTGCGCCGTACGGGGACGAGGCGTCGATTCTCGCGTTCGGTCTCACGTTTCCGGTGGCGTTGATTCTGTTCCGCCTGCTGGTGGGTCTTCCGTATCTCAAGGATTTGCCGAAGTTGCGCAAGGCGATGGCCGAACGAAACGCTCAGTCTTGA
- a CDS encoding alpha/beta hydrolase translates to MIEHLIPLTPNAADGREVTVYVKGFLARGENPERFDHWLVGHRALVETHHWATAALGYHWDSGNLGGVAVPLASGAKTAWDIYRMIRHARRISPLSTAGWFLAEQAAVLSARFVAQFLQASLQASTRADDLAKCLASLASDNRRVRVVAHSLGCRQVIEAAALLPQDQRPHEIHLCAPACLENEVKDKLSNLARGESIVYFARPDLVLETSFRVMSQGRAIGAAGLEGTYPGLRTCDVSDAFDFWVHTEYKNRFPRFAENPLSKLHE, encoded by the coding sequence GTGATCGAACATCTAATTCCCCTCACCCCGAACGCAGCAGACGGCCGGGAGGTTACGGTTTACGTGAAGGGGTTCCTCGCACGAGGCGAAAACCCCGAGCGCTTCGATCACTGGCTGGTCGGGCATCGCGCGCTGGTGGAGACGCATCATTGGGCGACGGCAGCACTCGGCTACCACTGGGATTCGGGCAATCTCGGGGGCGTTGCCGTGCCCCTGGCCAGCGGCGCCAAGACGGCCTGGGACATCTACCGAATGATCCGTCACGCACGGCGCATTTCGCCGCTCTCCACTGCGGGATGGTTCCTGGCGGAACAGGCCGCCGTACTCAGCGCCCGCTTCGTCGCACAGTTTCTGCAGGCAAGCCTACAAGCCAGCACCCGCGCCGATGATCTTGCCAAGTGCCTCGCATCGCTGGCATCAGACAACCGCCGGGTACGAGTCGTCGCCCACTCGCTCGGCTGCCGTCAGGTCATCGAAGCGGCCGCCCTGTTGCCGCAAGATCAACGACCTCACGAAATTCATCTCTGTGCCCCAGCATGTCTTGAGAACGAGGTCAAAGACAAACTCTCAAACCTCGCCCGCGGTGAATCCATCGTCTACTTCGCCCGCCCGGATCTGGTCCTCGAAACCAGTTTTCGCGTCATGTCCCAGGGACGCGCGATCGGCGCAGCCGGTCTCGAAGGCACTTACCCGGGTCTCCGAACCTGCGATGTCTCCGACGCGTTCGACTTCTGGGTCCACACCGAATACAAAAACCGCTTTCCCCGCTTCGCCGAAAACCCGCTCTCGAAGCTCCACGAATAG
- a CDS encoding Asp/Glu racemase: MITIIHTSFVAVEGLTELFAELAPQVTLRHIVDDSLLEEVLSNGCVTPGVRKRLGAYLAAAEQMGSDLIFSQCSSVGEAVDEASGEIAIPVVRIDTRMAELACEAGTRIGVVATLGTTLEPTSALIEKTAATMSRSVVLERVLVEGAFDDLRAGDLEQHNAKIVDAVRALAKRVDVVVCAQGSMAAIVPLLGETPVAVLTSPRTGVAHAIEVLNDRLASRRAAES; encoded by the coding sequence TTGATCACAATCATTCATACGAGTTTTGTGGCCGTCGAGGGGCTTACCGAGTTGTTCGCCGAACTCGCACCGCAAGTGACCCTGCGACACATCGTTGACGATAGCCTGTTGGAGGAAGTGCTGAGCAACGGTTGCGTGACGCCCGGGGTGAGAAAGCGACTCGGCGCCTACCTCGCAGCCGCCGAGCAGATGGGCAGCGACCTCATCTTCAGCCAGTGCTCCTCCGTAGGGGAGGCGGTCGACGAAGCGTCGGGCGAAATCGCGATTCCGGTCGTCCGGATCGACACCAGGATGGCAGAACTCGCATGCGAAGCGGGTACGCGTATTGGTGTTGTCGCCACCCTGGGAACGACCTTGGAACCGACATCAGCGTTGATCGAAAAGACGGCCGCCACGATGTCACGTTCCGTCGTGCTGGAGCGAGTGCTGGTCGAGGGGGCGTTCGACGATCTCCGAGCGGGTGATCTCGAGCAACACAACGCCAAGATAGTCGACGCGGTGCGCGCACTTGCGAAACGGGTCGACGTGGTGGTGTGCGCCCAAGGAAGCATGGCGGCGATCGTGCCCTTGCTCGGAGAGACTCCGGTTGCAGTTCTGACGAGCCCGCGAACCGGCGTGGCCCACGCGATCGAGGTGTTGAACGATCGACTCGCCTCCCGGCGGGCGGCGGAATCCTGA
- a CDS encoding phosphoadenylyl-sulfate reductase: MQITMVKKRLANGNPCDKCAQTEEMLRRRGFWDRIDEVVWVIEGDDQSEGAKLGKTHGVEVAPFFILNHEDGSVAVYTSPLRLIRDHFSAPAPESVAPPEIVASPSMNADEISELNQRFSQAANAADLVRFALERFKDRCAIPLTGAEDVVLLDMASKTGLPFRAFFVDSGRQHNETYALIDKLRQHYGIEIACTLPNPEKLVALLNEKGQNSFLRDGHRECCEIRRAEPLSRALQDCDAWIGLQTIGRELSAPPASEVAALDLLHRGARGPLIRFSPLANWDSNKIWSYVRKHEVPHNELYAAGYRLIGCQPCTRPVRPDQADREGLWWWEDEPDTPESRRQTGDGI; encoded by the coding sequence GTGCAAATCACGATGGTCAAAAAGCGCCTTGCGAACGGCAACCCTTGCGACAAGTGCGCGCAGACCGAAGAGATGTTGCGAAGGCGGGGGTTCTGGGATCGGATCGACGAGGTGGTCTGGGTCATCGAGGGAGACGACCAGTCCGAGGGCGCGAAGCTGGGCAAGACTCATGGCGTCGAGGTCGCTCCATTCTTCATTCTGAATCACGAGGACGGCAGCGTTGCGGTCTATACAAGTCCCCTGCGCTTGATTCGGGACCATTTCTCGGCGCCGGCCCCCGAGTCCGTGGCCCCCCCGGAGATCGTCGCTTCGCCCTCGATGAACGCCGATGAAATTTCCGAACTCAACCAGCGATTTTCACAAGCCGCCAACGCCGCCGACCTGGTTCGGTTCGCACTCGAGCGTTTCAAAGATCGATGCGCGATCCCATTGACGGGCGCCGAAGACGTGGTTCTGCTCGACATGGCGTCCAAGACAGGCCTCCCCTTTCGCGCCTTCTTCGTCGATTCGGGGCGCCAGCACAACGAGACCTACGCGCTGATCGACAAACTGCGGCAGCACTACGGAATTGAAATCGCCTGTACGCTCCCCAACCCTGAAAAGCTCGTCGCGCTACTCAATGAGAAGGGGCAGAACAGCTTCTTGCGGGACGGCCACCGGGAGTGTTGTGAAATTCGCCGGGCAGAACCGCTTTCGCGCGCGTTGCAGGACTGCGATGCGTGGATCGGACTGCAAACGATCGGCCGCGAGCTTTCTGCACCGCCCGCGTCGGAAGTCGCCGCGCTGGATTTGCTGCATCGCGGGGCGAGGGGCCCGCTCATTCGATTCAGTCCCCTTGCGAATTGGGATTCCAACAAAATTTGGAGCTATGTTCGCAAGCACGAAGTTCCCCACAACGAATTGTACGCGGCGGGCTATCGGCTGATCGGTTGTCAACCGTGCACACGCCCGGTTCGTCCCGATCAGGCAGATCGCGAAGGGCTTTGGTGGTGGGAAGACGAACCCGATACACCCGAGAGTCGGCGACAAACTGGTGATGGGATCTAA
- a CDS encoding D-hexose-6-phosphate mutarotase codes for MIEKLNAQHAIGERLKFHSGPGGLITARIETEESSGEITLHGGHVLSWTPSGQEPVLWMSESSHFRDDKAIRGGIPICWPWFGDHSSDPEKPAHGFARISLFSVERTYQLVDGGCGIEFGLGNATATSALWPEAFSLSLTVEMGKSLSVQLTMHNTSKVEATYGAALHSYLRVGDIEQVKVEGLAKAVYLDKVDGFVRKLQEGAAEISGETDRVYIETEDSLVLVDPVLKRRLRVAKRGSRTTVLWNPGADKARAMSDFDDEGYQSMLCIEAANAFDDQIDVAPGSRHTLGTEISIEES; via the coding sequence GTGATAGAGAAACTGAACGCGCAACACGCCATTGGGGAGCGGCTCAAATTTCACAGCGGGCCTGGCGGACTCATTACCGCGCGCATCGAGACCGAGGAGTCGTCTGGGGAGATCACGTTGCACGGGGGCCATGTGCTTTCGTGGACACCCAGTGGTCAAGAACCGGTTCTCTGGATGAGCGAATCGAGCCACTTTCGCGACGACAAGGCGATCCGAGGTGGGATCCCAATTTGTTGGCCCTGGTTTGGGGACCACTCGAGCGACCCGGAAAAACCGGCCCACGGCTTCGCGCGGATCAGCCTGTTTTCTGTAGAACGAACCTACCAGTTGGTCGATGGAGGCTGTGGCATCGAATTCGGCCTGGGCAATGCAACCGCAACCAGCGCCCTTTGGCCCGAAGCCTTTTCGCTTTCGCTCACGGTGGAGATGGGCAAATCGCTCAGCGTTCAACTCACGATGCACAACACATCAAAGGTCGAAGCCACCTACGGAGCCGCACTGCACAGCTACCTGCGGGTTGGAGACATCGAGCAGGTGAAGGTCGAGGGACTCGCAAAGGCCGTCTACCTCGACAAGGTCGACGGCTTCGTGCGCAAGCTTCAAGAGGGAGCCGCCGAAATCAGCGGCGAAACCGATCGCGTCTATATCGAGACAGAAGACTCGCTCGTACTCGTGGATCCGGTGCTGAAGCGGCGGCTACGGGTAGCAAAGCGCGGCAGCCGAACCACAGTGCTGTGGAACCCGGGCGCGGACAAGGCGCGAGCCATGTCGGACTTCGATGACGAGGGTTACCAGAGCATGCTCTGTATCGAAGCTGCCAATGCCTTTGATGATCAAATCGATGTGGCACCTGGGTCGCGACATACCCTCGGTACTGAGATCAGTATCGAAGAGAGCTAG
- a CDS encoding sulfatase: MDRSGNARFATLRDALERQVENRRLWLSVAVLLCLAHFARLYDPNQALLTDTRYFTFFGMEVAKGAVPHLDFFDNKTQLASLVAGGFVWFGDVLGRGAVESIRLGNLGLAAFGGVLLFLLHRIFAAGRSIPGLLGLLPYLGLTYIGTLAATGSIPKLIMAVSATAAALAVARGRWFVAGLVSAIAPLDWQIGLFACVGVAAAAAIDANPRRALMQSALGIAAVAAIFIGYFALNGALELMLAHTVGASFARGAEAGGPFFKFAAIQRGLLWHCAGEFWLIGLGMIGTVILPFWFRSERFRSMRKPLLVVAVFHYGIVAFSCIDFQGSGDTMLLLHSVAFFAGVTLVSLYLGLDEYQQRQTGMTNPWLGAMVVAIVLVLTRPVFSEPAKLWTPDSPVSVTLQDQLTMARRLAPILKDRSLLVLGPAEMLVLGGFSHESIYVFWNDATKFEYARTHPDKSSNLLADLVAELKPGVILASRYQSLPPDIPYRGVDLGTPGGYAVRVFVRLAASDESPGDATGNLSPSLAPTPRATRVVLITLDTLRRDSFEPNAEIGEAGSSAMPLTRDWAHNGVVFDRHYAASSTTQPTHASLLTGLHPWQHGVSRNGQALAAEHTTLAEVFSQHGFHTGAVVSSFPLHRSFGFDQGFDRFDDSFEIPVTMEWSGRAVPNGAFYSLGSSITAKALAMLDQLEGPQQFFWFHYFDLHEPYGDADAEGRDDVVKLAEIYARLESGDPNVVSMVEHAKRRYEDDARVLDRELDQLIRRLYRDAETVDTHLLVVSDHGESFGELGSLGHGKRLSDELIHVPCFMISPRLDPGRIDVPVGSIDVPVTLLSLAGFSDDSGLTSSGRDMTRALPSTRSVFGMRRTFAEPFHELRLDGRRHLLLDPVFFVANSGGVTIGNAEQIIRGPDLEDSNVRSLFKVFAQEHANAGSGSVLSEESRAALEALGYVQ, encoded by the coding sequence ATGGATCGCAGTGGAAATGCAAGGTTCGCGACCCTTCGCGACGCCCTGGAACGTCAAGTCGAGAATCGAAGATTGTGGCTGAGCGTCGCAGTGCTGTTGTGTCTCGCTCACTTTGCGCGCTTGTATGACCCCAATCAGGCGCTGCTAACCGACACCCGCTACTTCACCTTCTTCGGAATGGAAGTTGCGAAGGGTGCGGTTCCTCACCTCGATTTCTTTGACAACAAGACCCAGCTTGCGAGTCTGGTGGCGGGTGGGTTCGTGTGGTTCGGCGACGTTTTGGGCCGGGGGGCCGTCGAATCCATTCGCCTCGGCAACCTTGGCCTCGCCGCCTTTGGGGGTGTGCTGCTGTTCCTGCTTCACCGCATTTTTGCGGCGGGGCGCTCGATTCCTGGCCTGCTCGGACTGTTGCCGTACCTGGGCCTTACCTACATCGGAACCCTGGCGGCCACCGGGTCCATTCCCAAATTGATCATGGCAGTGAGTGCAACCGCGGCCGCCCTTGCGGTCGCGCGAGGCCGATGGTTTGTCGCCGGGCTGGTTTCGGCAATTGCACCACTCGATTGGCAGATCGGATTATTCGCTTGCGTCGGAGTGGCGGCGGCCGCCGCGATTGATGCGAACCCACGGCGAGCGCTGATGCAAAGTGCGCTTGGGATTGCAGCCGTGGCGGCGATCTTCATCGGCTACTTCGCGCTCAACGGTGCGCTCGAATTGATGCTCGCCCACACCGTGGGGGCATCGTTTGCGCGGGGTGCCGAGGCTGGAGGACCGTTCTTCAAATTCGCAGCAATTCAACGGGGGTTGCTGTGGCATTGCGCCGGCGAATTCTGGTTGATCGGTCTGGGCATGATCGGCACAGTGATCCTTCCGTTCTGGTTTCGCAGCGAGCGCTTTCGCAGCATGCGCAAGCCGCTGCTGGTGGTCGCCGTCTTTCACTATGGCATTGTGGCCTTCAGCTGCATCGACTTCCAGGGGTCGGGAGACACCATGCTCTTGCTGCACAGTGTGGCGTTCTTTGCTGGAGTTACGCTCGTGTCGCTGTACCTGGGCCTTGACGAATACCAGCAGCGACAGACCGGCATGACGAACCCATGGCTCGGTGCCATGGTGGTTGCGATCGTGCTCGTGTTGACGCGTCCAGTTTTTTCCGAGCCCGCCAAATTGTGGACGCCCGATTCGCCGGTCAGCGTCACGCTCCAGGATCAATTGACCATGGCGCGGAGGCTCGCTCCGATACTCAAAGATCGAAGTCTGCTGGTACTCGGTCCAGCCGAGATGTTGGTCTTGGGTGGTTTCTCGCACGAATCCATCTATGTCTTCTGGAACGACGCCACAAAATTCGAGTATGCGCGAACGCATCCGGACAAGTCTTCGAATCTCCTCGCCGACCTGGTGGCAGAGTTGAAACCCGGCGTGATTCTCGCGAGCCGGTACCAGAGCCTGCCCCCCGACATTCCCTATCGAGGAGTCGATCTAGGCACGCCCGGTGGTTACGCGGTCAGGGTCTTTGTCCGCCTGGCGGCTTCCGATGAATCCCCAGGTGACGCCACGGGGAATTTGTCTCCTTCTCTTGCGCCCACCCCCCGCGCCACACGCGTGGTACTCATCACACTCGATACCCTGAGACGCGACAGCTTCGAACCCAATGCTGAAATCGGCGAAGCCGGGTCGAGTGCCATGCCCCTCACCCGGGACTGGGCGCACAATGGAGTCGTCTTCGACCGCCACTACGCGGCGAGTTCCACTACCCAACCCACCCACGCGAGCCTGCTGACGGGGCTGCATCCCTGGCAGCACGGAGTCTCTCGCAATGGACAGGCCCTCGCCGCCGAGCACACCACCTTGGCAGAAGTCTTTTCCCAACACGGATTTCATACGGGAGCCGTCGTCTCGTCTTTTCCGCTGCACCGAAGCTTCGGGTTCGATCAAGGGTTCGATCGCTTCGACGATTCTTTTGAGATCCCGGTCACCATGGAATGGTCGGGACGTGCGGTACCCAATGGCGCCTTTTACTCACTCGGGAGCTCCATCACCGCAAAGGCATTGGCGATGCTGGACCAGCTCGAAGGGCCGCAGCAATTTTTCTGGTTTCACTACTTTGATCTTCACGAACCGTATGGCGATGCAGATGCAGAGGGCAGGGACGATGTCGTGAAGCTCGCAGAAATCTATGCGCGTCTCGAGAGCGGCGACCCCAATGTAGTCTCAATGGTGGAGCATGCAAAGCGGCGTTACGAAGACGACGCCCGAGTTCTCGACCGTGAACTCGATCAATTGATTCGCCGCTTGTATCGCGACGCCGAAACGGTCGACACCCATCTGCTGGTCGTTTCCGATCATGGCGAAAGCTTCGGAGAGTTGGGCTCCCTGGGACACGGAAAGCGCCTGAGCGACGAGTTGATCCATGTCCCGTGTTTCATGATTTCGCCCAGGCTCGATCCAGGACGCATCGACGTACCGGTCGGCTCGATCGATGTCCCTGTCACCCTGCTGTCTCTTGCGGGGTTCTCCGATGATTCGGGTCTGACGAGTTCCGGGCGAGACATGACCAGGGCTTTGCCGAGCACGCGCAGCGTCTTCGGCATGCGGAGGACATTCGCCGAGCCCTTCCATGAGTTGCGTCTCGACGGTCGGCGACACTTGCTTCTGGATCCCGTCTTCTTCGTTGCGAATTCTGGGGGAGTCACGATCGGAAACGCCGAACAGATCATCAGAGGGCCGGACCTGGAAGACTCGAACGTTCGCTCACTGTTCAAAGTGTTCGCGCAGGAACACGCCAACGCTGGTTCCGGTTCGGTATTGAGCGAGGAGTCGAGAGCGGCGCTAGAAGCACTGGGCTACGTGCAATAA